A single region of the Gasterosteus aculeatus chromosome 1, fGasAcu3.hap1.1, whole genome shotgun sequence genome encodes:
- the lpar6a gene encoding lysophosphatidic acid receptor 6a: protein MYNGTLPPNNSYQPSAEKDLSNSSDCIKNDGFKYPLYSTVFSIVFVVGLLTNVVAIYIFTCTLKLRNETTTYMMNLVVSDLLFVFTLPLRVFYFINGNWPFGSTLCKVSVSLFYTNMYGSILFLTCISVDRFLAIVYPFRSRALRTKRNAKIVCVAVWVLVLSGSLPTGFLLETTSPNNNKTNAAIFCFENFSSKQWKAHLSKVVIFIETVGFVIPLLLNVCCSIMVLHTLRRPRTVGRGGKLNKKKILRMIIVHLFIFCFCFIPYNVNLVFYALVRTKTLEGCFVESVVRTIYPIALCIAVSNCCFDPIVYYFTSETIQNSIKRKSQGNRSIDVKFSEALQSETTSNLQCSLRHLKAKVFHNESSV from the coding sequence ATGTACAACGGTACCCTCCCTCCCAACAACTCTTACCAGCCCTCGGCTGAAAAGGACTTGTCGAACAGCTCCGACTGCATCAAGAACGACGGCTTCAAATACCCGCTGTACAGCACTGTCTTCAGCATTGTGTTTGTGGTGGGACTGCTCACCAACGTCGTGGCCATTTACATATTCACCTGCACCCTGAAGCTGAGGAACGAGACAACGACCTACATGATGAACTTGGTCGTGTCTGACCTGCTGTTTGTCTTCACGCTGCCTCTGAGGGTCTTCTACTTCATCAACGGGAACTGGCCTTTCGGGAGCACGCTGTGCAAGGTCTCCGTCTCGCTCTTCTACACCAACATGTATGGCAGCATACTCTTTCTCACCTGCATCAGCGTGGATCGCTTCCTAGCCATCGTGTACCCCTTTCGCTCCAGGGCACTCCGGACCAAGCGCAACGCCAAGATAGTGTGCGTTGCCGTGTGGGTGTTGGTGCTGTCCGGGAGTCTTCCCACGGGGTTCCTGTTGGAGACCACCTcgcccaacaacaacaagaccAACGCCGCCATTTTCTGCTTCGAGAACTTCTCCTCCAAACAGTGGAAAGCTCACCTGTCCAAGGTGGTGATATTCATAGAGACGGTTGGCTTCGTCATCCCGCTTCTACTCAACGTGTGTTGCTCCATCATGGTGCTGCACACTCTGCGTCGCCCCAGGACGGTCGGCCGTGGGGGGAAGCTGAACAAGAAAAAGATCCTGCGCATGATAATTGTGCACCTCTTCATTTTTTGCTTCTGCTTCATCCCCTACAACGTAAACTTGGTTTTCTACGCTTTGGTCCGCACTAAAACTTTAGAAGGCTGCTTTGTGGAGTCGGTGGTCCGGACGATCTACCCGATAGCCCTCTGCATCGCTGTGTCCAACTGCTGCTTTGATCCCATTGTTTACTATTTCACCTCTGAGACCATCCAGAACTCCATCAAGAGGAAGTCTCAGGGGAACCGTTCGATTGACGTCAAGTTCTCAGAGGCGCTGCAGTCGGAAACCACCTCAAACCTTCAGTGCAGCTTGAGACATCTCAAAGCTAAAGTCTTCCACAATGAGTCATCAGTGTGA